The genomic region AGGCATGAGAGACGTGTAGAGAAAATACCCTGTTCCTAAATGGCACACCAACATCACAAGGGGCACGATCATTCCCATGCCCATCCCGATTTAAAAGGGAGGAATCTTGTGATTTCCATATGGCTCAATATACTTATTACCATAGCACAGATCATTGGGGGGCTTATTTCGGGCAGTCTTTCCTTGTTGTCGGATGCCCTTCATAATCTTAGTGACGTTTTCTCGCTTGTCATTAGTTACATCGCTACAAAGCTTTCCCAAAAAAAGGCCTCGACCAATAAGACATTTGGATACAAAAGAGCAGAGATTATCGCTGCTTTCGTGAATGCCTCTACATTGATAATAGTAGCCATAATACTCATAAAGGAGGCTATTGAACGTTTTATACATCCACAGGAAATTGAATCTGACCTGGTTATATGGTTGTCCTTTTTAGGGATTTTGGCCAACGGTTTTAGCGTTTTACTATTAAAAAAAGATGCAGAAAACAATATGAACATGAAGTCGGCTTACTTACATTTATTGACCGATATGATGGCATCCGTGGCGGTTTTAATAGGCGGTATAGTTATGAAACTTTATAAAATTTATTGGGTAGATGCCGCTTTGACCTTGGCCATAGCATTATATTTGATTTATATGGGATATGACCTTTTAAAAGCATCTACAAGGGTATTGATGTTATTCACGCCCAATACGGTACCGGTACAAAAAATTGTTGAAGCTATTGAAAAAATTGAACCCATAAAAAACGTTCACCATGTTCATATATGGCAATTAAATGAGAACGAAGTTCATTTGGAAGCACATATTGATTTTAAAAAAGATATTAAATTATCCGAATTTGATGGTATTTTAGAACGGATTGAAGCAGAAGTGTACCATAAATATGGTATCAACCATGTGAATATTCAACCAGAATTCGGTAAGTGTGACAGTAAACAAATAATAGTTCAGGATTGATGATGAAAATTGTTATAAAAGATTTTCAGCAATTGAATATATATGAGTTGTACGCCATCCTACAACTTCGCAGTGCCGTATTTGTGGTAGAGCAAGACTGCGTATACCAAGACTTGGACGGTAAAGATGAAAAAGCGTTGCACGTTATAGGTCTTAAAAACAAAAAAGTAGTGGCCTATACAAGAATATTTAAACCGGGGGATTATTTTGAAAGCACCAGTATAGGTAGGGTAGTGGTAGCGAAGAAAGAGAGAAAATTTGGTTATGGAAAGGCAATTATGAAGGCATCTATAAAAGCAGTGCATGAAACATTGGGAAAAACGATCATAAAACTATCCGCTCAGACCTATTTGATAAAATTCTACAACTCCCTTGGATTCATTGAAGAAGGGGAAACCTACTTGGAGGATGGTATACCACATGTCGCCATGGTAAAAAAATAAAAAGAGCGGTTACGTACCGCTCTTCTTTTAATTGATGTAGTGCAATTTATATTCTAATAGGCTCTTTGTTGCTTAAATTGATATCCTCTAACATATTGTCGGTAAACTTATAGTGTCCTCTTGTGGTTATAATTTTAAAACGGTCGGAATTCATTCTGCTCAGCGTATCCAAGAACAACCATTTGGTTTTTAAAAGTCGTGGTTTTTGTGTCTTTAAACTAATATCAAAAAAATACTTTCTACCATTTTTTACCGCAACGATATCTGGGGTAATCTTGGCCTCGGCCCCTTTTCTTATATAGGATTTTGGGGTTTCGTAGCCTTCTATATCCGCCTTTATGTTTTCAAAACCGGTAGCTTCTAAATGTTGGATTGATTTTTCTAAAAATTCTGTGTTTTCTGACTTTTCTATTTGTACCATAATCGTAAAATACTATAAAAAATTAAAAAACCAAATTTTAAACACTGATTAACAATGCATTAAGAAAAATGTGTTGTAGCAACAGTGCCAAACGCAGTGGTGTTATTTTCATGGAGATATAGGAAAATCTGTCAATACCGCCGCGAAAATCGTACTTCCGCTGTTTCTTGTAGCATTGCTCGCCGGGGAGTCCGTAGTAGCGGACGTATCTTTTTGGATTTTTACGGTATTGTGCGATTCTGTTAGTAGCAGTCAATCCACCCTAACGGTCACGCATATGAAAAGAAGCGCTGAATTTTTGAATTTTACTATTTATCTTTTTTATTGGAAATCGTCAAATTTAAAAATTTGGCGACTTTCCAAAAACGCCCAAACCTTAGTGTTAGCAATGACTTCCGCTATTTTTTATATATATTGTTAGCCACAGTACTTATTCCGTTCCGAACTCGTTCCAGAATAAGGTTGTTGACTTTATTTCATCATCATATTGCTCAAACACTTTTGACGCAAAATCAAATTTATTTTTTAATCCTATGATTGCAATACAGTTTATCATTTTAACAACTCTCAATGAATTTAATATTGATAAGTCGTTTTCTTCTGAGCCTTTGTTTAGAGTTTTCGCTCCATTCATTTGGATTAGAGAAATAAATTCCGAATGAGCGTAATTTGAATATAATTTATATGATAATTCAAACATTGATGTCTTTAAAATACTTTGCTCAATCAACTTAGACCAACTTACTAATCTTGGAAGTCCAAAAGTGTCCAATTTCCATAAATTCTGCTTGTTTAAATCGTTGTAATAAGGTGATTTTTCTATAATGCCTTTTAATCTTTTTATCTCTGC from Costertonia aggregata harbors:
- a CDS encoding cation diffusion facilitator family transporter is translated as MAHQHHKGHDHSHAHPDLKGRNLVISIWLNILITIAQIIGGLISGSLSLLSDALHNLSDVFSLVISYIATKLSQKKASTNKTFGYKRAEIIAAFVNASTLIIVAIILIKEAIERFIHPQEIESDLVIWLSFLGILANGFSVLLLKKDAENNMNMKSAYLHLLTDMMASVAVLIGGIVMKLYKIYWVDAALTLAIALYLIYMGYDLLKASTRVLMLFTPNTVPVQKIVEAIEKIEPIKNVHHVHIWQLNENEVHLEAHIDFKKDIKLSEFDGILERIEAEVYHKYGINHVNIQPEFGKCDSKQIIVQD
- a CDS encoding GNAT family N-acetyltransferase, translating into MKIVIKDFQQLNIYELYAILQLRSAVFVVEQDCVYQDLDGKDEKALHVIGLKNKKVVAYTRIFKPGDYFESTSIGRVVVAKKERKFGYGKAIMKASIKAVHETLGKTIIKLSAQTYLIKFYNSLGFIEEGETYLEDGIPHVAMVKK